One genomic window of Microbacterium testaceum StLB037 includes the following:
- a CDS encoding NUDIX hydrolase: MDMRVAAYAVITGSDDRLLLAHWVEGRRAAWTLPGGGLEAGEDPERAVRREVREETGYRVDVDSLLGIHSRVIPAASRLSTGAEGPLHTLRIVYRARIVGGRLRHEVGGSTDRAEWFSFAAVRKLRRVQLVDIALRMAKLPPRGEGEQ, translated from the coding sequence ATGGACATGCGAGTCGCCGCGTACGCCGTCATCACCGGCTCCGACGATCGCCTGTTGCTCGCGCACTGGGTCGAGGGGCGTCGGGCGGCCTGGACGCTCCCGGGAGGCGGCCTGGAGGCCGGCGAGGACCCTGAACGCGCTGTTCGCCGCGAGGTGCGAGAGGAGACGGGGTATCGCGTCGACGTGGACTCGCTCCTCGGCATCCATTCCCGGGTGATCCCGGCCGCCTCCAGGCTCTCCACGGGCGCGGAGGGGCCTCTGCACACCCTCCGCATTGTTTATCGGGCGCGTATCGTCGGTGGCCGGCTGCGCCATGAGGTGGGCGGATCCACCGACCGAGCCGAGTGGTTCAGCTTTGCTGCGGTGCGGAAGCTGCGTCGGGTACAGCTCGTGGACATCGCGCTTCGCATGGCGAAGCTCCCTCCCCGTGGGGAGGGCGAGCAGTGA
- a CDS encoding peptidylprolyl isomerase codes for MATHTAVATLHTNHGDIVVNLFGDHAPRTVRNFIGLSDGTQEWTNPATGAKGEGPLYKDVIFHRIIPNFMIQGGDPLGQGIGGPGYNFNDEIHPELDFTAPYKLAMANAGLRRNAITGQPEGTNGSQFFITTDPTPWLQGKHTIFGEVADDASKAVVDAIAAVPTGAQDRPKADVVLHSVDIVSV; via the coding sequence ATGGCTACTCACACCGCCGTCGCGACCTTGCACACCAACCACGGCGACATCGTGGTCAACCTGTTCGGCGACCACGCTCCCCGTACCGTCCGCAACTTCATCGGTCTGTCCGATGGAACCCAGGAATGGACCAATCCCGCCACCGGCGCCAAGGGTGAAGGTCCGCTCTACAAGGACGTGATCTTCCACCGCATCATCCCCAACTTCATGATTCAGGGCGGAGACCCCCTCGGTCAGGGCATCGGGGGTCCCGGCTACAACTTCAACGACGAGATCCACCCCGAGCTGGACTTCACCGCGCCGTACAAGCTCGCGATGGCGAACGCCGGTCTGCGTCGCAACGCCATCACCGGCCAGCCGGAGGGCACGAACGGCTCGCAGTTCTTCATCACGACCGACCCCACCCCGTGGCTGCAGGGCAAGCACACGATCTTCGGCGAGGTGGCCGATGACGCGTCGAAGGCCGTCGTCGACGCCATCGCCGCGGTGCCCACCGGTGCCCAGGACCGCCCGAAGGCCGACGTCGTCCTGCACTCGGTCGACATCGTCTCGGTCTGA
- the gyrA gene encoding DNA gyrase subunit A, which produces MADDITPEPDEVRSEPAHNHGRIDQVDLQLEMQRSYLDYAMSVIVGRALPRVEDGLKPVHRRVIYGMYDGGFRPDKSFSKCARVVGEVMGHYHPHGDAPIYDALVRLVQPWSLRYPLALGQGNFGSPGNQGAAAPRYTETKMSQLALEMVRDIEEETVDFEDNYDGQTQEPVVLPSRFPNLLVNGSVGIAVGMATNIPPHNLREVSAGALWALENPDATREELLEALMERIPGPDFPTAAQILGTRGIKDAYRTGRGSITMRAVVNIEEIQGRTCLVITELPYQVNPDNVAVKIGDLAREGKITGIADIRDETSGRTGQRLVVVLKRDAVAKVVLNNLYKHTQLQENFGANMLAIVDGVPRTLSLDGFVSHWIDHQVNVIVRRTRYRLRKAEERMHILRGYLKALDALDEVIALIRRSPTAQDANEGLQKLLDIDDIQAQAILDMQLRRLAALERQKIVDEATELEARIADFNDILASPARQRTIIRDELTGIVDRFGDDRRTQILHGFDGDVSIEDLIAEEEMVITVTRDGYIKRTRSDNYRSQHRGGKGVKGAQLRADDVVEHFFVTTTHHWLLFFTNKGRVYRSKAYEVPEAGRDAKGQHVANLLALQPDEEIAQILDIRDYSVATYLVLATRNGLVKKTRLDEYDTNRQGGVIAIKLRGQVSDEADETEQGGADELVSALLVDEGDDILLISRLGMSLRFSATDNALRPMGRSTSGVKGMDFREGDSLLSASVAKDDEFVFVVTEGGYAKRTAVTEYRMQNRGGLGIKVARLTDDRGVLAGGMMVSEGDEVLVVLASGKVVRSAVAEVPAKGRDTMGVVFARAGGDDRIIAIARNAERNLAETTETTTEPAAVPADEADASAPETPEESTDA; this is translated from the coding sequence ATGGCTGACGACATCACGCCCGAGCCCGACGAGGTCCGGTCGGAACCCGCGCACAACCACGGCAGGATCGACCAGGTCGACCTCCAGCTCGAGATGCAGCGGAGCTACCTCGACTACGCGATGAGCGTCATCGTCGGTCGCGCACTGCCGCGCGTCGAGGACGGTCTCAAGCCCGTGCACCGCCGCGTGATCTACGGCATGTACGACGGCGGCTTCCGACCCGACAAGTCGTTCTCGAAGTGCGCCCGTGTCGTCGGCGAGGTCATGGGGCACTACCACCCCCACGGCGACGCCCCCATCTACGACGCCCTCGTGCGTCTCGTGCAGCCGTGGTCGCTGCGCTATCCCCTCGCGCTCGGCCAGGGCAACTTCGGCTCCCCGGGCAACCAGGGTGCGGCCGCCCCGCGCTACACCGAGACGAAGATGTCGCAACTCGCGCTCGAGATGGTCCGCGACATCGAAGAAGAGACCGTCGACTTCGAGGACAACTACGACGGCCAGACGCAGGAACCCGTCGTCCTGCCGTCGCGCTTCCCGAACCTCCTCGTCAACGGTTCGGTCGGCATCGCGGTCGGTATGGCGACGAACATCCCGCCGCACAACCTCCGCGAGGTCTCCGCCGGCGCGCTCTGGGCTCTCGAGAACCCGGATGCCACCCGCGAGGAGCTGCTCGAAGCGCTCATGGAGCGCATCCCCGGGCCCGACTTCCCGACCGCCGCGCAGATCCTCGGCACGCGCGGTATCAAGGACGCCTACCGCACCGGTCGCGGCTCGATCACGATGCGTGCCGTCGTGAACATCGAGGAGATCCAGGGCCGCACGTGCCTCGTGATCACCGAGCTGCCGTACCAGGTCAACCCCGACAATGTCGCGGTCAAGATCGGCGACCTCGCTCGCGAGGGCAAGATCACCGGTATCGCCGACATCCGCGACGAGACGTCCGGTCGCACCGGTCAGCGTCTCGTCGTCGTGCTCAAGCGCGACGCGGTGGCCAAGGTCGTGCTGAACAACCTCTACAAGCACACCCAGCTGCAGGAGAACTTCGGCGCCAACATGCTGGCGATCGTCGACGGTGTGCCGCGCACGCTCTCGCTCGACGGATTCGTCAGCCACTGGATCGACCACCAGGTCAACGTCATCGTCCGGCGCACGCGCTATCGCCTCCGCAAGGCCGAAGAGCGCATGCACATCCTGCGCGGCTACCTGAAGGCGCTCGACGCCCTCGACGAGGTCATCGCGCTCATCCGTCGCTCGCCGACGGCTCAGGATGCCAACGAGGGCCTGCAGAAGCTCCTCGACATCGACGACATCCAGGCGCAGGCGATCCTCGACATGCAGCTGCGTCGTCTGGCGGCCCTCGAGCGGCAGAAGATCGTCGACGAGGCGACCGAGCTCGAAGCTCGCATCGCCGACTTTAACGACATCCTGGCGTCCCCCGCGCGCCAGCGCACGATCATCCGTGACGAGCTGACCGGGATCGTCGACCGTTTCGGCGATGACCGTCGCACCCAGATCCTGCACGGCTTCGACGGCGACGTGTCGATCGAAGACCTGATCGCGGAAGAAGAGATGGTCATCACGGTCACCCGTGACGGCTACATCAAGCGCACCCGCAGCGACAACTACCGTTCGCAGCACCGCGGCGGTAAGGGCGTGAAGGGCGCGCAGCTGCGCGCCGACGACGTCGTCGAGCACTTCTTCGTCACGACGACCCACCACTGGCTGTTGTTCTTCACGAACAAGGGTCGCGTCTATCGCTCCAAGGCCTACGAGGTCCCCGAGGCGGGACGGGATGCCAAGGGCCAGCACGTGGCCAACCTCCTCGCGCTGCAGCCCGATGAAGAGATCGCCCAGATCCTCGACATCCGCGACTACAGCGTCGCGACCTACCTGGTGCTCGCCACCCGCAACGGTCTGGTCAAGAAGACTCGTCTCGACGAGTACGACACGAACCGTCAGGGCGGCGTGATCGCGATCAAGCTCCGCGGCCAGGTGTCGGACGAGGCGGACGAGACCGAGCAGGGCGGCGCCGACGAGCTCGTCAGCGCGCTCCTCGTCGACGAGGGCGACGACATCCTTCTGATCAGCCGCCTGGGAATGTCCCTCCGGTTCTCCGCGACCGACAACGCGCTGCGCCCCATGGGCCGGTCGACGTCGGGCGTGAAGGGCATGGACTTCCGCGAGGGCGACAGCCTGCTCTCGGCATCCGTCGCCAAGGACGACGAGTTCGTCTTCGTGGTGACCGAGGGCGGCTATGCCAAGCGCACCGCGGTGACCGAGTACCGCATGCAGAATCGCGGTGGTCTGGGCATCAAGGTGGCCCGTTTGACCGACGATCGAGGCGTCCTCGCGGGCGGAATGATGGTGTCGGAGGGCGACGAGGTCCTTGTGGTTCTTGCCAGCGGCAAGGTGGTACGCTCTGCCGTGGCCGAGGTGCCCGCCAAGGGACGCGACACGATGGGTGTCGTGTTCGCCCGCGCTGGAGGCGACGACCGCATCATCGCGATCGCGCGAAACGCGGAACGCAACTTGGCAGAGACGACGGAGACGACCACGGAGCCCGCCGCAGTTCCCGCGGATGAGGCCGACGCCTCCGCTCCCGAGACCCCTGAGGAAAGTACTGACGCATGA
- the recF gene encoding DNA replication/repair protein RecF (All proteins in this family for which functions are known are DNA-binding proteins that assist the filamentation of RecA onto DNA for the initiation of recombination or recombinational repair.) produces MIVEQLGLRDFRNYAEVDVSLSTGANVFVGRNGQGKTNLVEAVAYLATLGSHRVSSDAPMVKDGTDAAIVRARLAHGERSVLLELQLNRQGSNRARVNGVNVRTAELPRYAQVVLFAPEDLQIVRGDPSARRRFADQLIVQRTPRMAAVVADYDRVLRQRTALLKSARARGVRGDALGTLDVWDDKLVTLGTELIEARLALASDLSEPVASAYAAIAGADHEPRLEWALSVGGGDPEEGDAATSAPGGPLAEQFRAALAARRSAELERGLTLVGPHRDDLVLRVRGLPVKGYASHGESWSVALALRLASAEILRAESRLGDPVLILDDVFAELDAGRRARLAELVGGYEQVIVTSAVEEDVPDALRAHVVRVEAGQIVTVDDE; encoded by the coding sequence GTGATCGTGGAGCAGTTGGGACTCAGGGATTTCCGCAATTACGCGGAAGTCGATGTCTCGCTCTCCACCGGTGCCAACGTCTTCGTCGGCCGGAACGGCCAGGGCAAGACGAACCTCGTCGAGGCCGTCGCCTATCTGGCGACTCTCGGTTCTCATCGGGTGTCCAGCGACGCGCCGATGGTGAAGGACGGGACGGATGCCGCGATCGTCCGCGCGCGTCTCGCCCACGGGGAACGCAGCGTGCTGCTCGAGCTGCAGCTGAATCGCCAGGGATCCAACCGCGCGCGGGTAAACGGGGTGAACGTGCGCACCGCGGAACTTCCCCGGTACGCCCAGGTGGTGCTCTTCGCCCCCGAAGACCTGCAGATCGTGCGGGGCGACCCATCTGCGCGGCGGCGGTTCGCCGATCAGCTGATCGTGCAGCGCACTCCGAGGATGGCCGCGGTCGTCGCCGATTACGACCGGGTCCTCCGCCAGCGGACCGCGCTGTTGAAGTCCGCTCGGGCGCGGGGCGTGCGCGGTGACGCCCTCGGAACCCTCGACGTCTGGGACGACAAGCTCGTCACCCTGGGGACCGAACTGATCGAGGCGCGCTTGGCGCTGGCATCCGATCTGTCCGAGCCGGTCGCGAGCGCCTACGCGGCGATCGCGGGCGCCGACCACGAGCCCCGTTTGGAGTGGGCACTGTCGGTCGGTGGCGGCGATCCCGAAGAGGGAGACGCGGCGACCTCCGCTCCGGGCGGGCCCCTCGCGGAGCAGTTCCGCGCCGCCCTCGCTGCGCGACGGTCCGCGGAACTCGAGCGCGGGCTGACCTTGGTCGGTCCCCATCGTGACGACCTGGTCCTGCGCGTCCGGGGCCTTCCGGTGAAGGGGTACGCCTCACACGGCGAGTCCTGGTCGGTCGCTCTTGCTCTGCGTCTGGCCTCGGCGGAGATTCTTCGCGCCGAGTCCCGCTTGGGAGACCCCGTGCTCATCCTCGATGACGTGTTCGCCGAGCTCGACGCGGGGAGGCGCGCTCGCCTCGCCGAGCTGGTCGGCGGGTACGAGCAGGTGATCGTCACCTCGGCCGTCGAGGAGGACGTTCCCGATGCCCTTCGCGCGCACGTCGTCCGTGTCGAGGCGGGCCAGATCGTGACGGTCGACGATGAGTGA
- a CDS encoding aminoacyl-tRNA deacylase has product MSDPTIRVREAARERGLSVDVRERPAASSLDEAAELLGIPPASIVKTLVVKRSDDTYLFALVPGDRAISWPKLRAAVGVNKLRLPEPELALAATGYERGTIVPIGSTHDWPIYADESIVGQRIAMGAGAHGYSLFVDADDLIRSYDATVADITSPRA; this is encoded by the coding sequence GTGAGCGACCCCACCATCAGAGTCCGAGAGGCCGCGCGTGAGCGCGGCCTCTCGGTCGATGTGCGCGAAAGACCCGCGGCCTCCAGCCTCGATGAAGCCGCGGAACTCCTCGGAATCCCTCCCGCGTCGATCGTGAAGACCCTCGTCGTCAAACGTTCCGACGACACCTACCTCTTCGCCCTTGTTCCCGGTGACCGGGCCATCTCGTGGCCGAAGCTCCGAGCGGCGGTCGGGGTCAACAAGCTCCGGCTGCCCGAGCCCGAACTGGCCCTCGCCGCCACCGGGTACGAGCGCGGCACGATCGTTCCGATCGGCAGTACTCACGACTGGCCGATCTACGCCGACGAGAGCATCGTGGGTCAGCGCATCGCGATGGGAGCCGGAGCGCACGGGTACAGCCTGTTCGTCGACGCCGACGACCTCATCCGCTCCTACGACGCGACCGTCGCCGACATCACGTCTCCTCGAGCCTGA
- the dnaN gene encoding DNA polymerase III subunit beta, with protein sequence MKFHVNRDVFSEAVSFVVKLLPQRNPQPILAGVLIEANEQGLTLAAFDYEASARTTIEATVDEPGTILVHGRLLSDIASRLPNAPIQIAVDEDGGILLTCGSARFTLASMPVQEYPAIPEVTGESGLVPADEFATAIAQVAFAASRDDVTPVLTGVQLEVSGTRLSLVATDRYRVALREIPWDGGQAASDETTSALVPARTLQEVGKTFAHGGDISIAFSGSGDREIIAFTAANKTVTSLLIKGNFPPVRRLFPEQTEHHSVVNTAELAEAVRRVALVLDRSAPLRFTFGADGVSMDASGTEQARATETVDATLVGDEVTLGLNPQYLLESLGAVRSEFTRITFTSSDNANKLSPVLVTPQTSVDKGGEGTFKYLLQPNLLLR encoded by the coding sequence GTGAAGTTCCACGTCAATCGCGATGTGTTCAGCGAAGCTGTGTCGTTCGTGGTCAAGCTCCTGCCTCAGCGCAACCCGCAGCCGATCCTGGCCGGTGTCCTGATCGAAGCGAACGAGCAGGGACTCACGCTCGCGGCTTTCGACTACGAGGCATCCGCTCGGACGACCATCGAGGCCACGGTCGACGAGCCCGGCACGATCCTCGTCCACGGCCGACTGCTCAGCGACATCGCGAGCCGACTGCCCAATGCGCCGATCCAGATCGCGGTCGATGAAGACGGCGGCATCCTGCTCACCTGTGGTTCGGCGCGCTTCACGCTCGCTTCGATGCCCGTCCAGGAATACCCCGCGATTCCCGAGGTCACCGGCGAGTCCGGTCTCGTGCCGGCGGACGAGTTCGCCACCGCCATCGCGCAGGTCGCCTTCGCCGCATCGCGTGACGATGTCACTCCGGTCCTCACCGGTGTGCAGCTCGAGGTCTCCGGAACACGGTTGAGCCTCGTGGCCACCGACCGTTATCGGGTCGCGCTCCGCGAGATCCCGTGGGACGGGGGGCAGGCGGCATCTGACGAGACGACGTCGGCGCTGGTTCCCGCTCGCACCCTGCAGGAGGTCGGCAAGACCTTCGCGCACGGTGGCGACATCTCCATCGCCTTCTCCGGGTCGGGTGACCGCGAGATCATCGCCTTCACCGCAGCCAACAAGACGGTGACCTCGCTCCTCATCAAGGGCAACTTCCCGCCCGTCCGTCGGCTCTTCCCCGAGCAGACCGAACACCACAGCGTGGTCAACACCGCCGAGCTCGCCGAGGCCGTTCGCCGTGTCGCCCTGGTCCTCGACCGTTCCGCGCCGCTCCGCTTCACTTTCGGGGCGGATGGCGTGTCGATGGACGCCTCCGGCACCGAGCAGGCTCGCGCCACCGAGACCGTGGATGCCACCCTCGTCGGCGACGAGGTCACCCTGGGGCTCAACCCCCAGTACCTCCTCGAGTCCCTCGGCGCGGTGCGCAGCGAGTTCACGCGCATCACCTTCACGTCGAGCGACAACGCGAACAAGCTCAGCCCCGTGCTGGTCACCCCGCAGACCTCGGTCGACAAGGGCGGCGAGGGGACCTTCAAGTACCTCCTCCAGCCCAACCTGCTGCTCCGCTGA
- a CDS encoding DUF721 domain-containing protein, producing the protein MSDDAELPETMATYLRLRGLEPSPYRKRRRRRRTDDDENAPFSPGRDPRGLGDVLATLTQSAGWEPQLAREDLVRTWHDVAGADTAAHTRPVALDAGTLTVQADSTAWAKQLQLMRAQILSEILRRFPEAGVEAIRFVGPDVPSWKWGPRAVPGRGPRDTYG; encoded by the coding sequence ATGAGTGACGACGCCGAACTCCCCGAGACGATGGCGACCTACCTGCGTCTGCGCGGTCTCGAGCCGTCGCCGTACCGCAAGAGGAGGCGTCGCCGCCGCACCGACGACGACGAGAACGCCCCGTTCTCGCCGGGCCGAGACCCGCGAGGACTGGGAGACGTTCTCGCGACCCTCACGCAGTCGGCGGGCTGGGAGCCACAGCTGGCCCGCGAGGATCTCGTGCGCACCTGGCACGATGTCGCGGGCGCGGACACCGCCGCTCACACCCGCCCGGTGGCCCTGGATGCCGGCACCCTCACCGTGCAGGCGGACTCCACGGCGTGGGCGAAACAGCTGCAGCTCATGCGCGCGCAGATCCTGTCGGAGATCCTGAGACGGTTCCCGGAGGCCGGCGTCGAGGCGATCCGGTTCGTAGGGCCGGACGTCCCCTCTTGGAAATGGGGGCCCAGAGCCGTTCCAGGCCGCGGCCCGCGCGATACCTACGGCTAG
- the gyrB gene encoding DNA topoisomerase (ATP-hydrolyzing) subunit B, whose protein sequence is MTSENPDSVSEEPEAPSTKVPNEYGADAIQVLEGLEAVRKRPGMYIGSTGERGLHHLVQEIVDNSVDEALAGYCDTIDVTILSDGAVRVVDNGRGIPVDMHRTEGKSTVEVVLTVLHAGGKFGGGGYAVSGGLHGVGSSVVNALSTRLEVEVKRQGHVWRQSFRDGGQPLAPLEKGEESDQTGTTITFWPDATIFDTIDFDYDTLRTRFQQMAFLNKGLRISLRDERPQSVVVEGEPGEEVTEARNDSFLYERGLVDYVEHLNRVRKADVVNDEIIEVESEDTDRHIALELAMQWTTAYTENVFTYANTINTHEGGTHEEGFRAALTTLVNRYARANNLLKEKDDNLTGDDIREGLTAVISVKLSEPQFEGQTKTKLGNTEARAFVQKVVGDKLGDWFDRNPGQAKNIIRKAIDAATARLAARKARETARRKSVFESAAMPDKLKDCTSKDPSISEIFLVEGDSAGGSAVQGRDPHTQAILALRGKILNVERARLDRALGNKEVQAMIQAFGTGIGEDFDMAKARYHKIVLMADADVDGQHITTLLLTLLFRYMRGLIEAGFVYLAQPPLYRLKWSNHPHEYAYSDRERDAMLVDGQAAGRRIPKDNGIQRYKGLGEMNDHELWETTMDPETRTLKQVTIDDAAAADEIFSVLMGEDVESRRSFIQRNAKDVRFLDI, encoded by the coding sequence ATGACGTCCGAAAACCCCGACAGCGTTTCCGAGGAACCTGAAGCACCCTCCACGAAGGTTCCCAACGAGTACGGGGCCGACGCCATCCAGGTGCTCGAGGGTCTCGAAGCCGTTCGCAAGCGCCCCGGTATGTACATCGGCTCGACCGGTGAGCGCGGCCTCCACCACTTGGTGCAGGAGATCGTCGACAACTCCGTCGATGAGGCTCTCGCCGGCTACTGCGACACGATCGACGTCACGATCCTCAGCGACGGCGCCGTCCGCGTGGTCGACAACGGTCGCGGCATCCCGGTCGACATGCACCGCACCGAGGGGAAGTCGACGGTCGAGGTCGTCCTGACCGTGCTGCACGCCGGTGGAAAGTTCGGCGGTGGCGGATACGCCGTCTCCGGTGGTCTGCACGGCGTCGGTTCGTCGGTCGTGAACGCCCTGTCGACGCGGCTCGAGGTCGAGGTCAAGCGACAGGGTCACGTGTGGCGCCAGTCCTTCCGCGACGGCGGCCAGCCCCTCGCCCCTCTCGAGAAGGGCGAAGAGAGCGACCAGACGGGGACGACGATCACGTTCTGGCCCGATGCGACGATCTTCGACACCATCGACTTCGACTACGACACCCTCCGCACCCGCTTCCAGCAGATGGCGTTCCTGAACAAGGGGCTGCGCATCAGCCTCCGTGACGAGCGTCCCCAGTCGGTGGTCGTCGAGGGAGAGCCGGGCGAAGAAGTCACCGAGGCGCGCAACGACTCCTTCCTCTACGAGCGCGGTCTCGTGGACTACGTCGAGCACCTCAACCGCGTCCGCAAGGCCGACGTGGTCAACGACGAGATCATCGAGGTCGAGTCCGAAGACACCGACCGGCACATCGCGCTCGAGCTCGCGATGCAGTGGACGACCGCCTACACCGAGAACGTCTTCACTTACGCCAACACGATCAACACGCACGAGGGCGGCACCCACGAAGAGGGCTTCCGTGCCGCGCTGACCACGCTGGTCAACCGCTACGCCCGCGCGAACAACCTCCTCAAAGAGAAGGACGACAACCTCACCGGCGACGACATCCGCGAGGGCCTCACGGCCGTCATCTCGGTGAAGCTGTCGGAGCCGCAGTTCGAGGGGCAGACGAAGACCAAGCTCGGCAACACCGAAGCCCGCGCCTTCGTGCAGAAGGTCGTCGGCGACAAGCTCGGCGACTGGTTCGACCGCAATCCGGGCCAGGCCAAGAACATCATCCGCAAGGCGATCGACGCGGCCACCGCGCGCCTGGCGGCACGCAAGGCGCGCGAGACCGCTCGTCGCAAGAGCGTCTTCGAGTCGGCGGCCATGCCCGACAAGCTGAAGGACTGCACGTCGAAGGATCCCTCGATCAGCGAGATCTTCCTCGTCGAGGGTGACTCCGCCGGCGGCTCGGCCGTTCAGGGCCGCGACCCCCACACCCAGGCGATCCTCGCGCTGCGCGGCAAGATCCTCAACGTCGAGCGCGCCCGCCTCGACCGAGCTCTGGGCAACAAAGAGGTCCAGGCCATGATCCAGGCCTTCGGGACGGGGATCGGCGAAGACTTCGACATGGCCAAGGCGCGGTACCACAAGATCGTGCTGATGGCCGATGCCGACGTCGACGGCCAGCACATCACGACGCTGCTGCTCACGCTCCTCTTCCGCTACATGCGCGGACTCATCGAGGCCGGCTTCGTCTACCTCGCCCAGCCGCCGCTGTACCGCCTGAAGTGGTCGAACCACCCGCACGAGTACGCCTACAGCGACCGGGAGCGCGACGCGATGCTGGTCGACGGTCAGGCCGCCGGTCGCCGCATCCCCAAGGACAACGGCATCCAGCGCTACAAGGGTCTGGGCGAGATGAACGACCACGAGCTCTGGGAGACCACCATGGATCCCGAGACGCGCACCCTGAAGCAGGTCACGATCGACGATGCGGCCGCCGCCGACGAGATCTTCTCGGTCCTCATGGGCGAAGACGTCGAGTCGCGACGCAGCTTCATCCAGCGCAACGCCAAAGACGTCCGCTTCCTCGACATCTGA
- a CDS encoding DUF3566 domain-containing protein, producing the protein MSTVADKLAKKSTHKTPAKQVRLRLVYIDFWSAVKLSFLAAVAVAIVTVVSYFLIYLVVSATGLITKLDEFFTSFTDGGTTLSQYIGLPQVMAFAAIVAILNLVVITVLGAVVAGIYNLAVKVTGGLLVGFTSN; encoded by the coding sequence ATGAGCACGGTAGCCGACAAGCTCGCTAAGAAGTCGACTCACAAGACCCCCGCGAAGCAGGTGCGTCTGCGCCTCGTCTACATCGACTTCTGGTCGGCGGTGAAGCTGTCCTTCCTCGCGGCGGTGGCCGTCGCGATCGTGACGGTCGTCTCCTACTTCCTGATCTACCTGGTCGTCAGCGCGACGGGCCTCATCACGAAGCTCGACGAGTTCTTCACGAGCTTCACCGACGGCGGCACGACGCTTTCGCAGTACATCGGGCTTCCCCAGGTCATGGCGTTCGCGGCGATCGTCGCGATCCTCAACCTCGTCGTCATCACCGTGCTGGGCGCCGTGGTGGCCGGGATCTACAACCTCGCGGTCAAGGTGACCGGCGGTCTCCTGGTCGGCTTCACCTCGAACTGA